In one Chitinophaga sancti genomic region, the following are encoded:
- a CDS encoding CvfB family protein: MYKVGEFNLLRVKKESEYGLFLDGVEQEILMPKRFVPEGAKRGDELRVFIYHDSENRLTATNQEPYGIVGDIVNLKCTGVTEQGAFLDWGLMKDLFVPASKQLTKMVQGQDYLVKIYLDERTGRVAATEKLDPYLSNEELTVKEQDPVELIIYRRTDLGFVCIVNQKHTGLLHYGDVFGTVDIGDKLKGFVKAVKDENKLDVSAGEMGYKRVESEGEKILRLLRENDGYLPYHDKSDPEEIYSFFSMSKKTFKMTTGSLYKARKIEFTKTGIKLIEE; the protein is encoded by the coding sequence ATGTATAAGGTAGGTGAATTTAACCTTTTAAGAGTGAAGAAGGAGAGTGAGTACGGCCTGTTCCTGGACGGTGTGGAGCAGGAAATACTGATGCCAAAACGTTTTGTACCGGAAGGGGCAAAACGGGGGGATGAGCTCAGGGTGTTTATTTATCATGACTCGGAAAATCGCCTGACAGCGACTAACCAGGAACCTTATGGTATAGTTGGGGATATTGTGAACCTGAAATGTACAGGAGTAACCGAACAGGGAGCTTTCCTGGACTGGGGATTAATGAAGGACCTGTTTGTGCCGGCGAGTAAGCAGCTGACTAAAATGGTGCAGGGACAGGATTACCTGGTGAAAATATACCTGGATGAGAGAACAGGCAGGGTAGCGGCTACAGAAAAACTGGATCCATACCTGAGCAATGAGGAGCTGACAGTGAAGGAGCAGGATCCCGTGGAGCTGATTATATACAGAAGAACGGACCTGGGTTTTGTATGTATTGTAAATCAGAAACATACGGGCTTATTGCATTATGGGGATGTATTTGGCACAGTAGACATTGGGGATAAGCTGAAAGGCTTTGTAAAGGCAGTGAAAGATGAGAACAAACTGGATGTATCCGCAGGTGAAATGGGCTATAAAAGAGTAGAAAGTGAAGGGGAGAAGATATTGAGGTTGCTGCGGGAGAATGACGGGTATTTGCCTTACCATGATAAATCTGATCCGGAGGAGATTTACTCATTCTTTAGTATGAGTAAGAAGACGTTTAAGATGACGACAGGGAGTCTTTACAAGGCCAGAAAAATTGAGTTTACCAAAACGGGAATTAAACTCATCGAAGAATAA
- a CDS encoding ion channel codes for MALLKHINPFSKTNEDTGFSATISSYGERFINKDGSFNLRKEGNRIWDRYSLFHIMLNLPIWAFVLVMVGAFILVNLIYTGIYLAIGSAELQGISAHSAWGIFKEVYYFSTETFTTVGYGRVNPVGDGANFLASIEAMSGFLSFAVVTGLIYGRFARPKAHLAFSNHATITPFKGGNALMFRFACYKDGHTLTDVTVQVNAAMQVHEDGKQTYRYYELPLERHKIQSLPMNWTVVHVIDEQSPLLGLTAEDIKVADLELYVLIKGFNDIYSNVVQQRTSYTFHEIIFNHKFVPMYRETAKGTVLEMQKLHDTIEVAANTEMVPVSAVS; via the coding sequence ATGGCCCTACTCAAACACATCAATCCATTCTCGAAAACAAATGAAGATACCGGCTTCAGCGCTACCATCAGTAGCTATGGAGAACGTTTTATCAATAAGGACGGGAGTTTCAACCTCCGGAAAGAGGGCAATCGCATCTGGGATCGGTACTCTCTTTTCCATATTATGCTCAACCTGCCTATCTGGGCTTTTGTGCTGGTCATGGTGGGGGCATTTATCCTTGTCAACCTTATTTACACGGGTATTTACCTGGCAATCGGGTCTGCAGAATTGCAGGGCATCAGTGCTCACAGCGCCTGGGGTATTTTTAAGGAAGTGTATTATTTCAGTACAGAAACCTTTACAACGGTAGGTTATGGCCGTGTCAACCCGGTAGGTGACGGGGCAAATTTCCTGGCTTCTATTGAGGCCATGAGTGGTTTTCTTTCTTTTGCGGTGGTAACGGGCCTGATCTATGGCCGTTTTGCCCGCCCCAAGGCACACCTGGCTTTTAGTAATCACGCCACTATTACTCCTTTCAAAGGGGGTAATGCCCTTATGTTTCGCTTTGCCTGTTACAAGGATGGGCATACGCTTACCGATGTAACGGTGCAGGTAAATGCTGCCATGCAGGTGCATGAAGATGGCAAACAAACGTATCGCTATTATGAGTTACCGCTGGAAAGGCATAAGATTCAAAGTCTGCCCATGAACTGGACAGTTGTACATGTGATTGATGAACAGAGCCCACTACTGGGATTAACGGCAGAAGATATTAAAGTAGCGGACCTGGAACTGTATGTATTGATAAAAGGGTTCAATGACATTTATTCAAACGTGGTGCAGCAAAGGACCTCCTACACTTTTCATGAGATCATTTTCAACCATAAATTCGTACCCATGTACAGGGAGACGGCGAAGGGTACTGTTTTGGAAATGCAGAAACTACATGACACCATAGAGGTAGCGGCAAATACGGAAATGGTGCCGGTAAGTGCAGTTAGCTGA
- a CDS encoding YdeI/OmpD-associated family protein, whose amino-acid sequence MIKFKATIKKFEKMGEKTGWSYIEIPIELSEKLKPGYKQSFRVKGKLDQFEITGVALTPMGEGHFIMSLNADLRKGIGKRAGAELQVQIQVDNNPNPVSSPEFMECLADEPEAQAFFKTLAKGHQNYFMKWIESAKTAPTKTKRIAMAVTALARKMGYPEMIRANKDLN is encoded by the coding sequence ATGATAAAATTTAAAGCCACTATTAAGAAATTCGAAAAAATGGGAGAGAAAACCGGGTGGTCGTATATCGAAATCCCCATTGAACTCTCAGAAAAACTGAAACCCGGCTACAAACAATCCTTCCGGGTAAAAGGCAAGCTCGATCAATTCGAAATAACTGGTGTGGCACTGACACCAATGGGTGAGGGCCATTTTATCATGTCGTTGAATGCTGATCTGAGAAAAGGGATCGGCAAGCGTGCAGGCGCTGAATTACAGGTACAGATCCAGGTAGATAATAACCCCAATCCCGTGAGCTCTCCTGAATTTATGGAGTGCCTGGCAGATGAACCGGAGGCACAGGCTTTTTTTAAAACGCTCGCCAAAGGACACCAAAATTATTTCATGAAGTGGATTGAAAGCGCCAAAACAGCCCCTACCAAAACTAAGCGAATAGCCATGGCTGTGACAGCACTTGCCAGGAAAATGGGCTATCCTGAAATGATCCGGGCAAATAAAGACCTTAACTAA